ATAGTTTAGAACCACtttttatacatattaacaTTGCAAAGAACCAAATCAAactttcaatatatatatatatatattaccaCATGATttgtttcaataacaataacaatttgAATTATTCATGGTCCCTAAACCCATGTATCTACTTTAAGATGCCAAGACATAGATATATATCAATATAATGAAATCTCTCATCTTATGAATAAATGAGAACATGAGACATGCTCCATGAGTATTACAATCGTTACTTAAAAACATAATACCACAAGAAACAAATAGAGAATTTCTCGAAGACATGTATAGCTCTcactttttgaaaaaaataaaaacaaaactatCAATTTAATGATTAAATGAGATGAACATTGAGGAAGATTACAATCATTATCCAAAGATACAATACCTCACAAGAAACAGACACAAACAATTTCTACAAGGCAAATATTTGAATCGTTTGATTAGAAGATGTCAAATCTATGGGTTAACCAAATGGAGTTTTTAAGAAGTTCCATCACAATATCTAGTCCAAGAGGCCATATTTTAAATGCTAGAAAAAGCAATTTATGGAATGTATCCTCTTTCATCCTTTGCTTTCCATATACTCAGGtgcaaatattatatattggcAATTAACATAATTCCCTTTGAATGTCATTCTTCAGTTATCCTGGTGTCAAACAGGATAAAAGTAACATGAGAAACCTAGCTACATAAAAAGACAACGAACTAAGATGTTAGCCTGATATTGCAATATCATTCAATGAGGTAACTTAACAATCATATCAATGTAATAGAATGTATCATTGTTGTCCAGAATAACAACTAAAAACACATGCTCTGTAATTACTAAATAACAGCTAGAAAAGTGGGATACACATGTATCCTAATCCCCAACATCGACACACAAATATAAAAAGGATTCTGTTATGGATTACTGTAATTTATGTCACCTACATTAGTCAGCAATATTCTAACTATCACTTAGAATACTTGTTTCATCTCATTCATGTGCACCTATACCATAAATGTAAACACAAATTACCTGTGAGCTCTGCACTTCTGCTTTGAATTTGGACAGGCTGGACTCTTGGAGCATTTCAGTCTAAAAAAAAGCAGTATCTTAGATTCCAAAAGAGTAGTAAACTTCACAAAGGAGCCAAATAAAGAACAATATAAACATGGGCCTCACCCTTTGCATCTCTGCTTTTGATACTAATGATTCTGATACATTTTCCAGGCTGTCATTCAAAACTTCAGTTATGGCAGCAGTTATCGCCTCAGCCTGCTTTGTGGGCAATCCTTGCCCCTCAAGTTTCCTAACCTAGAAAGCAGAAAACGATTACCAATGAACAAACCACTCATAACAGCTTAACATATTCAATCGTTCTTAAAATTGCAAATTTGCAACTaattagaaaacaaaataagTGAACAAAAAGGccatgaaaaaagagaaaaataaaaattggtaAGAAGGTTAACGTAAATTACAAGGGCTAATGTATCAACGAGGAACAACCGCTGTCCATTTGATTTCACCAATTGGGAAAATGATCTGAGACTTGAGTTGGAAGAGAACGACTTTGAGGCCCCAAAGCTCGAAAATTGTGTTATGGGCATGGCAATCCCCGACCTCGTTCCCAATTGTGCCAATCGCTTGCAAGCCGCAGCGGCGGCCATTACAATTTCCTCAAAAATAAGAAATTGAAAGCAAAGAGGAATATTCGAGCCTAAATGTGCACTAATCCCAATTCGGATATAGAAACCTTGTTTTCAGCCACTattcaaacaaagaagaaacaGAATCCAAGGACGGAAAATTAATCAACATGAAAGAAGCCAAGAAAGCAGAAGAATTTTTTacaagatttgattttgattccTCACAAATCAATCCAGTTTCTGGAAACCAAACAAGATGAGAAGGAAAGGCATAGAGGCAGAAAAAGAGAGATTTCATGGAGTTACCTGAATGTGAAAAGGACAAGGAAATACAGATTAAGATAAGGGAAGGAGTAATCGGTACTTTTGAATCGGTGGGAACTTAAAAAGGAAATGGATTCGCGGTTGCTTGCAAGTACATGGCTCTACGATGGCAGACCTATTTTGAATCGAAACGATGGTGTACTATTTCTCACGGCAATTTTTCCTAGGTTTCTTCACGTGCAATTTCCATCCATTCCCTTCAAGTAAACTACTTAAGTTCAATAAGTTGatcaaataaattattttctataGATATGTAAATAAGTTGATCAAATAAGTTGCTTCTAAGTATGAATGAATGAAATagatatataataaatagaGAAAACTATCCATTCTATCCAATAAAGTTTAAAATGCTTACAAATTTGTtatgaataaatttaattttaatatataggTATGTTTATAATAAGCACAATAATTATATGTTTATTGGATATGCCATATTATATAAActattagattttattagataaaaattaaaaattaatataaaaaaagagtaatataaaaaaagagtaTTAATAGattctaataaatatagaatacataataataaatgctttaaatgacaatactttaatacacaatattttaaatggtaataaaatttttttattattaaataattaaatataaaacatataaatacaaaaaatatgagtgtttttattcattaagattaattgttatgtaaaaaatttttataatattaaaataatattttaaaccgtaacttaaaaatataaaataattaaaattttattttatattacttgaaaaataattaaattattatatttaaaatttattaactaactatttttgttaaaaatattattttataacataattttttatcaaaatatttttaaaatataatttatttaaaatattatatataatatatgaaaatattaattttttatttttttattttttttaaatgaaataaataatataattttaaatatatatctatcacattatatatttacttatattaataaaacttaaattaaTCAAACTTACATAATTAAATACTAATAAGTTAGGAAAACTTAAGTGGGGTGCACTTTGAGGCCGCACCATAAGTTGCTACTACACATGCTTCCATCGTCTTCCTCTCTTTGCTTTTTTCTGGATGCGGTGAATACAGATCGGATCAGATCAGATTTAGTATccacattttttaaatttggattTGATCTTATTCGATATGTAcatttgcggatcggatcggatcagaTATCGAATATATCTGCAagatacaaaaatatttttaaaagtttatttttcttaaaaaatatcaataaaatttatttttttctattcttttaaatatgtttactcttaaaataatattaaatatattttttaaataataaattaaaataatacaatatatatgataattattagttgaaataaaatataaaaaaatattttttttatttttttatttttgcggATACGCGGATATGCGGATTGGATATGCGAATACTTACACAATTCCGCAATCCGATCCTATTAGTATGCAAATCGAATCGGATCAGATTCGACAGGCTTGTGAATCGGATCCATATTCGTAATTTTTGAATCAGATTTGGATAAATACCACGGATATGCGAATCGATCTATGAACACTAATAGATGGTGCTAATGAGTTAGAGAGTCCCTTGGATATGTTCAACACTTCAATTTTAACTTGGGTTTTAGATTTGGACTCAAATTATGtctctttttttataaaaaaaaacaattttttttattgggtgaaccgaaaaaaaaaactaaatttgataaactattttatttgaaaaaaaattcatttattttttattttatcttgaTTTAGGTTGCATTTGGatagaattttttttcaatactTTTATCTGGCTTAtcttttttcaatatttttaattgcataagtttgattagtttaagttttactaatataattaaatatataatgtaAAGGCATGtatttagaattatattatttattctatttttttaaaataatttaaaaataaaaaagttaatattttcatgtattatatataatataaaataaaataatctaattttgaataaatttaattatttgtcaagtaatataaaataaaattttaattattttatatttttatgttataatttaaaatattattttaatataattttttaatattataaaaatttcttgcataataattaatcttaatgaataaagaatactcatattttttatatttatatattttatatttaattatttaaaaataaaagattttattaccatttaaagtattgtgtatcaaagtattgtcatttaaaatatttattatgtattaagatattctatatttattagagtcTATTAATACTCTTCTTTCATATTAGCCTTTGATTTTCATCTAATAATCTATATAATGTAACATATTCAATAATCTATATAATGTGACATATTCAATAAGCGTATAATTATTGTGCTTAATTTAGACATACCTTTAATATATTGTCTAATTTTATACGTCAcaacaataaaattaattacttttcatattgatactaaaaatatattaaaattaaattcttataaataaataaaattaattttatatccattaaaaatgtttaaatttaaatatatctaaatTAAACCACTTATCCAATTCAATCTAAACCAAAAATCCATTAAAACTACGCTAAATCAGATTTTaattgattctatttttaacaAAATGGTTAGATTAAATTTTAGATCTATTTCTTAAAACCGCTCACGTAGCCGTGGCAGGCATCGGACAAGTTGTTGGATAAATAGTATTCAACTATTATGACCTTCatcaatttaaatatttga
The genomic region above belongs to Arachis stenosperma cultivar V10309 chromosome 5, arast.V10309.gnm1.PFL2, whole genome shotgun sequence and contains:
- the LOC130982588 gene encoding protein FMP32, mitochondrial-like, encoding MAAAAACKRLAQLGTRSGIAMPITQFSSFGASKSFSSNSSLRSFSQLVKSNGQRLFLVDTLALVRKLEGQGLPTKQAEAITAAITEVLNDSLENVSESLVSKAEMQRTEMLQESSLSKFKAEVQSSQGHHYSLLQQETEKLRNDIEKMRSELRYEIDKVTAGQRLDLNLERGRIREELSNQSAETNNLANKLEREVHALRAQLEAAKYDVIKYCIGTLVSISAVGLAVLRILM